The Amycolatopsis mongoliensis genome includes a window with the following:
- a CDS encoding winged helix-turn-helix transcriptional regulator — MDFLADCRTRLAFDLVANTWNPVVLWALRHGPRRHGELRRTIGGISAKVLTETVRRLEFDGLVERRDGGYALTSLGETLLGPIEGFGRWAAEHGDAVVAAQDRARSA, encoded by the coding sequence ATGGACTTTCTCGCCGACTGCCGCACGCGGCTCGCGTTCGACCTGGTCGCCAACACGTGGAACCCCGTGGTCCTGTGGGCGTTGCGCCACGGCCCGCGCCGGCACGGCGAGCTCCGGCGCACGATCGGCGGGATCAGCGCGAAGGTGCTCACGGAAACCGTGCGGCGCCTGGAGTTCGACGGGCTCGTCGAGCGCCGCGACGGCGGGTACGCCCTTACGTCGCTGGGGGAGACGCTGCTGGGGCCGATCGAGGGCTTCGGCCGGTGGGCGGCTGAGCACGGCGACGCCGTCGTCGCCGCTCAAGACCGAGCACGATCAGCGTGA
- a CDS encoding NADPH-dependent F420 reductase, with protein sequence MRIGIFGTGAMATALGPHWANAGHELRVAGRDPARAAALGARTGTWAEVAAFADVLLLAVPADAVFDVLAAAGPLPGKVLVDCTNQPGPDGGPPPGTPVAARIAAAAPDAHVVKAFNLAPADVWRKPPRTLTVPLCGDDPAALDAVRTLVRDIGCTAVLGGGLDRAHLLEATAAFAIGLWFAGEDARAILVPVG encoded by the coding sequence ATGCGGATCGGGATCTTCGGCACGGGCGCGATGGCGACGGCGCTGGGCCCGCACTGGGCGAACGCCGGCCACGAGCTGAGGGTGGCCGGCCGCGACCCGGCCCGGGCGGCGGCGCTCGGCGCCCGCACCGGAACGTGGGCCGAGGTGGCGGCTTTCGCGGACGTCCTGCTGCTCGCCGTCCCCGCCGACGCCGTCTTCGACGTCCTGGCCGCCGCCGGTCCCCTGCCCGGCAAGGTCCTGGTGGACTGCACCAACCAGCCCGGCCCGGACGGCGGTCCCCCGCCGGGGACCCCGGTGGCGGCCCGCATCGCGGCCGCCGCGCCGGACGCGCACGTCGTCAAGGCGTTCAACCTGGCCCCGGCCGACGTCTGGCGGAAGCCACCCCGGACGCTCACGGTCCCGCTCTGCGGCGACGACCCGGCGGCCCTCGACGCGGTCCGCACGCTGGTCCGCGACATCGGCTGCACAGCGGTGCTCGGCGGCGGCCTCGACCGGGCGCACCTGCTGGAGGCGACGGCCGCGTTCGCCATCGGCCTGTGGTTCGCGGGCGAGGACGCCCGGGCGATCCTCGTGCCGGTGGGCTGA
- a CDS encoding C45 family autoproteolytic acyltransferase/hydolase: protein MVATVREHRVGDVRWTVVSGPREAAFRALGEHAAADIRTVLAGLPSWPVTEWARRSPVLFRAVEAASQVEHPDAYAELTALAAGAGVPFDDLLLANLRGDLGTGDGTGCTDLAWAGSPSLLGHNEDGAPVFDGVGRLLTLLIDGEPGVCVWWYPGFLPSNTFTLTTHGLAWGIDSVSVVAPSPYAGRHFVARSAQRSATVAEAVSMLRSHASAGGFAYTMGQVGSPVVTVVEKAGDETAVTTVGSGLSWHTNHFRRLSPHWDAASEESLDRAEVCAHLAPVAPDAKWLADTLTNDVYRSASGGDPLMTLSTVVTDLGDGTVTVVPRGGAPLRAGAADLASGNVGAVDRMRPTG, encoded by the coding sequence ATGGTGGCGACAGTGCGGGAGCACCGGGTCGGCGACGTGCGCTGGACGGTCGTCAGCGGGCCCCGGGAAGCCGCTTTCCGGGCGCTCGGCGAGCACGCCGCCGCCGACATCCGGACCGTCCTCGCCGGACTGCCGTCCTGGCCGGTCACCGAATGGGCGCGGCGGTCGCCGGTGCTGTTCCGGGCCGTCGAAGCGGCGTCGCAGGTCGAGCACCCGGACGCGTACGCCGAGCTGACGGCCCTGGCGGCGGGAGCCGGGGTGCCGTTCGACGACCTCCTGCTGGCCAACCTGCGCGGCGACCTCGGTACGGGCGACGGCACGGGGTGCACCGACCTGGCGTGGGCGGGGTCGCCGAGCCTCCTCGGCCACAACGAGGACGGCGCCCCGGTGTTCGACGGAGTCGGGCGGCTGCTGACCCTGCTGATCGACGGCGAGCCCGGCGTGTGCGTCTGGTGGTACCCGGGTTTCCTGCCGAGCAACACCTTCACGCTGACCACGCACGGGCTGGCCTGGGGGATCGACAGCGTGAGCGTGGTGGCGCCTTCGCCGTACGCCGGGCGGCACTTCGTCGCGCGTTCCGCGCAGCGGTCGGCCACCGTGGCCGAGGCGGTGTCGATGCTGCGCTCGCACGCTTCGGCGGGCGGGTTCGCGTACACCATGGGGCAGGTCGGCTCGCCGGTGGTGACGGTGGTCGAGAAGGCCGGGGACGAGACCGCGGTGACCACTGTGGGCAGTGGGCTTTCCTGGCACACCAACCACTTCCGTCGGCTCTCGCCGCACTGGGACGCGGCGTCGGAGGAGAGCCTGGACCGGGCGGAGGTGTGCGCGCACCTGGCCCCGGTCGCGCCGGACGCGAAGTGGCTGGCGGACACGCTGACGAACGACGTCTACCGCAGCGCGTCCGGCGGCGACCCGCTGATGACGTTGAGCACGGTGGTGACGGATCTGGGTGACGGCACGGTGACCGTCGTCCCGCGGGGCGGGGCGCCGCTGCGGGCCGGCGCGGCGGACCTGGCCTCGGGGAACGTCGGCGCCGTTGACCGGATGCGGCCAACGGGGTGA